The Ensifer canadensis genomic sequence ACACCGCCTACTCCGTGAACATCAAGGAGCGTCTCGATTTCTCCTGCGCGGTCTTCGACAACAGGGGCAATCTCGTTGCCAATGCGCCGCACATGCCGGTGCATCTGGGCTCGATGGATGCCTCGGTCGCAACTGCGATCCGCGAGAACCCGGTCATTCACCCCGGCGACGTCTTCCTGATCAATGCGCCCTATAACGGTGGCACACATCTGCCCGACCTGACCGTCTGCACGCCCGTGTTCGACGACCAGGGCAGGGAGATCCGATTCTGGGTCGCAAGCCGCGGCCATCATGCCGATATCGGCGGAATTTCGCCCGGCTCAATGTCGCCGCTGGCGACCAACATCGAGGAAGAAGGCGTCTATATCGACAACTTCAAGCTCATCGATGCCGGCCGCTTCTGCGAGGCCGAACTTGAGGCGTTGCTCAATGGCGCGCGCTATCCGGTTCGCAACATCGTGCAGAACGTCAACGACCTGAAGGCGCAGGTTGCCGCCAACGAAAAGGGCGTGGCGGAACTCAAGAAGATGATCGCGCAGTTCGGCGAGGATGTCGTTGAGGCCTATATGGGCCACGTCCAGGACAATGCCGCCGAAAGCGTGCGCCGCGTGCTGGACCAACTGCCTAACGGCGAATTCTCCTACGAGATGGATCAGGGCTGCAAGATCGTGGTGAAGATCACCGTCGATCGTGACAAGCGCGAGGCCACCGTCGACTTCACCGGCACGTCGGAACAGCGTTCGGACAATTTCAATGCGCCCGCTCCGGTCACTCGGGCGGCGGTGCTTTATGTCTTCCGCGTTCTCGTCGAGGCCGATATCCCGATGAACGCCGGTTGCCTCAGGCCGATCCACATCGTCATCCCGGAAGGCACGATGCTGACCCCGCGTTATCCCGCAGCGGTCGTTGCCGGCAATGTCGAAGTCAGCCAGGCTGTCACCAACTGCCTCTTCGGTGCCGTCGAAAGCCAGGCAGGCGCTCAAGGCACGATGAACAATCTGACCTTCGGCAACGCGCACTACCAGTATTACGAGACGATCTGCTCGGGCGCGTCGGCGGGGCCGGGTTACAATGGCGCCGATGCGGTCCACACCCATATGACCAATTCGCGTCTGACCGATCCGGAAATTCTTGAGACCCGCTTCCCGGTGGTGCTGGAGGACTTCCACATCCGCCGCGGCTCCGGCGGCAAGGGTAAGTGGTCGGCCGGCGACGGCACGAAACGCACCATTCGTGCCCGGGAAAAGCTCGACTTCGCGATCCTTTCCGGTCACCGCCGTGTTGCACCCTTCGGCATCAAGGGCGGTGAGCCCGGCAATCTCGGCCAGAACCTCGTCCGTCGCAACGACGGGCGAACCGAAGAGCTGTCGGGCTGCGCCCATACGGTTCTGGAAGCCGGCGAGGCCTTTACCGTCGTCACGCCCACGGGCGGCGGCTACGGCAAGAAATGATCTCCCAAGACTGCTGCGGCGGTCTGCGGGCGGGCGAGAAATCGCCCGCCCGCTTTGCGTTTGAAAGGCCGTTCGGATGGGCGCCGCCTTGGCCGGGCCGATCCTGATGTTGCTGTTTTAACGCTAATTTAAATTCGCAATTACTAAGTATCTCTCGGTCGGTGCGCTTGAGATCTCCGCCTCCTCCCTCGGAGCGCGCGCAACATTCCGGGTCTCCTCCCACCGGTTTGGCCGACCATGTCCTGCAAACCAGCGCGATCGCGACATCACAGGAGTCACGGCAGTGGCGTTCAAGAATTTATCGATATTGACCAAGGTCGGCCTCGTGGTCGTGGTCATGGGCATTTCGTCAACCCTGATCGCCCTTGCCGGTGCGCGCGGGCTCTCTTCACTCGGCACGACGATCGTCGAAGTCGGCGCCCGCGAAGAAGCCGCGCGCGAGGCGATGGACCTCAGGGTCGATATCATCGCCATCAGCCGCATGACCTATCAATTGGCCGCTACGCCCGGTAAGGCTTCGGAGTTCGGTGCGGAAACGGAAACGCGCGCCGCTGAAATGCTCGCTCGCGTCACCAAGATCGAGGCGGTCGCCGACGATGCCGAGGACAAGCTTCTCAACGACATCCGCACGACGCTGAACAGCTACTTCGACGAGATCCGCGCAATGATTGCCGTTGCCGGATCGAATGGCGCCGACGCCGCTGCCGTCAAGGCCGCGCTCGACAAGGCGCTCGACGCCCAGAAGACCGTGACGTCCGCCGTCAAGGCCTACAGCACCTATTCCGGCGATGCTCTTGCCGCTGCTCGCGCCGAGGCGCTCGAATCTTCCTCCGTCGCGATGACGATCCTCTTGGCTGCAGCCGGCGCCTGTATCGTCTTCGGCGTGGCCGTCAGCCTGCTCGTCGCGCGCCGCGGCATCGTGCTTCCGGTGCAAACGCTGACGTCGATCATGAGCGAACTTGCCGACGGCAAGCTTGATGGCGATGGAGCCGACCCTTCACGCCGCGACGAGATCGGCGAGATGGGCCGCGCCGTCGAAGTCTTCCGCAAGAACGCCATCAGCATGCGCGACATGAAGGCCCAGGAGGCGGCGCTGCATGCACGCAGCAGCGATCTCCAGTCCAACATCAGCATCGTGGTTGCCGCGGCCGTTGCCGGCGATTTCACCGGTCGCATCACCAAGGACTACGATAACGAGGACCTCAACCGCTTTGCCGCCAGCGTCAACGAGCTGGTATCGAGCGTCGATTTGACGGTCAACGAGGTCCGCCGCGTCGTGGCAGCACTCGCAGACGCCGACCTGACGCAATCCATGCGCGGTGAATTCCACGGCGCGTTCGCCGAGCTTCAGACCAACGTCAACGCCACGATGGTGACCCTGCGCTCGACGATGCAGAACGTCCGTACTGCGGCGGGCACGATCAACGACAATTCGGTGGAGTTGAGCTCGGCGGCTAACGATTTGTCGAAGCGTACCGAGCAACAGGCGGCAGCACTCGAAGAGACAGCGGCGGCCCTCGACGAAATCACCTCGACGGTCCGGACCGCGTCTGCGCGGGCCAATGAGGCGCACGAGATGGTGCGCGCCACCAAGGACAGTGCCGGACGATCGGGTGCGATCGTGCGCAGCGCAATCGACGCCATGGGCCGCATCGAGGATTCGTCGAACCGGATCAACCAGATCATCTCGGTGATCGACGAGATCGCCTTCCAGACCAATCTACTGGCGCTCAACGCTGGCGTCGAGGCCGCCCGTGCCGGCGAGGCCGGACGCGGCTTTGCCGTCGTCGCCCAGGAAGTCCGCGAGTTGGCGCAGCGTTCGGCGAACGCCGCCAAGGAGATCAAGACGCTGATCCACAGCTCCGCAAGCGAGGTCGAAAACGGCGTGTCGCTGGTGCGCTCGACCGGCGAGGCGCTGTTGGAGATCGAGACCCTGGTCAACAATGTCAGCGGCCACGTCAATACGATCGCGACCGCCGCACGCGAACAGGCAACCGCACTGCAGGAGATCAATACCTCGGTCAACCACATGGACCAGATGACCCAGCAGAATGCGGCAATGGTTGAAGAAACGACGGCTGCGAGCGGAACGCTCGCCGAAGAAAGCCGCCAGCTCCGCACGATGCTGGCGAAGTTCAAGCTGGAAGGTGTTGCAACGCGCGAAAGCTGGAGCCGCGCCGCCTGACGAAACGGCCCCGAGCAAGAGAGAAGGGTCGGCGTCGCCGGCCCTTCTGTCATTTCATTCGCTCGACTGCCCTACGCCTCCGGGGCATAGCC encodes the following:
- a CDS encoding methyl-accepting chemotaxis protein, translating into MAFKNLSILTKVGLVVVVMGISSTLIALAGARGLSSLGTTIVEVGAREEAAREAMDLRVDIIAISRMTYQLAATPGKASEFGAETETRAAEMLARVTKIEAVADDAEDKLLNDIRTTLNSYFDEIRAMIAVAGSNGADAAAVKAALDKALDAQKTVTSAVKAYSTYSGDALAAARAEALESSSVAMTILLAAAGACIVFGVAVSLLVARRGIVLPVQTLTSIMSELADGKLDGDGADPSRRDEIGEMGRAVEVFRKNAISMRDMKAQEAALHARSSDLQSNISIVVAAAVAGDFTGRITKDYDNEDLNRFAASVNELVSSVDLTVNEVRRVVAALADADLTQSMRGEFHGAFAELQTNVNATMVTLRSTMQNVRTAAGTINDNSVELSSAANDLSKRTEQQAAALEETAAALDEITSTVRTASARANEAHEMVRATKDSAGRSGAIVRSAIDAMGRIEDSSNRINQIISVIDEIAFQTNLLALNAGVEAARAGEAGRGFAVVAQEVRELAQRSANAAKEIKTLIHSSASEVENGVSLVRSTGEALLEIETLVNNVSGHVNTIATAAREQATALQEINTSVNHMDQMTQQNAAMVEETTAASGTLAEESRQLRTMLAKFKLEGVATRESWSRAA